In Pseudobythopirellula maris, a single window of DNA contains:
- the ssb gene encoding single-stranded DNA-binding protein — translation MASYNRVILVGNLTRDPELRYIPSGTAVSEIGLAVNDRVKKGDQWVDETTFVDVTLWARTAEVANEYLSKGSSVLIEGRLKLDSWEKDGQKRSKLRVVADKMQMLGGRSGGGSGGGGGGGGASRGGGYSQQSGGDEYSAPASYSQGGASAPPPEDDIPF, via the coding sequence ATGGCCAGCTACAACCGCGTGATCCTCGTGGGCAACCTCACCCGCGACCCGGAGCTGCGCTACATCCCGAGCGGCACGGCGGTGTCGGAGATCGGCCTGGCCGTGAACGACCGCGTGAAGAAGGGTGACCAGTGGGTCGACGAGACCACGTTCGTTGACGTCACGCTGTGGGCCCGCACGGCCGAAGTGGCCAACGAGTACCTGAGCAAGGGTTCGTCGGTGCTGATCGAGGGCCGGCTCAAGCTCGACTCGTGGGAGAAGGACGGCCAGAAGCGTTCGAAGCTCCGCGTGGTCGCCGACAAGATGCAGATGCTCGGCGGACGCAGCGGCGGAGGAAGCGGAGGCGGCGGTGGTGGTGGCGGCGCCTCACGCGGCGGCGGATACTCGCAGCAATCGGGCGGCGACGAGTACAGCGCCCCGGCCAGCTACAGCCAAGGCGGCGCCTCGGCGCCCCCGCCGGAAGACGACATCCCGTTCTAA
- the rpsF gene encoding 30S ribosomal protein S6, which yields MSLNTYEGLFILDSNKFARDHDALPEAISKLIADAGGEVVVSRLWEERRLAYPVKGHRKGSYWLMYFKLAGPEVVGFNRQCELMDGLLRHLVLKIHPRLVEPILAHATGATEAEEPAADEAPAEEAQTASV from the coding sequence TTGTCGCTCAACACTTACGAAGGCCTGTTCATCCTCGATTCGAACAAGTTCGCGCGCGACCACGACGCGCTGCCCGAGGCGATCAGCAAGCTGATCGCCGACGCCGGCGGCGAGGTGGTGGTCAGCCGGCTTTGGGAAGAGCGGCGGCTCGCCTACCCGGTCAAGGGGCACCGCAAGGGCTCCTATTGGCTGATGTACTTCAAGCTCGCCGGCCCGGAGGTCGTTGGTTTCAACCGCCAGTGCGAGTTGATGGACGGCCTGCTGCGGCACTTGGTGCTGAAGATCCACCCGCGTTTGGTCGAGCCGATCTTGGCCCACGCCACCGGCGCGACCGAGGCCGAGGAGCCCGCCGCCGACGAGGCGCCGGCCGAAGAGGCCCAAACCGCCTCGGTTTGA
- the pth gene encoding aminoacyl-tRNA hydrolase: MKLIVGLGNPGAKYQGTRHNVGFEALQLLAERSGAEKPKTKFDSLVAEANLAVEGQPNSRVLLVWPQTYMNRSGSAVRQAATFYKTPIEDLLIVCDDFHLDVGRLRIRSKGSAGGQNGLKDVANQLGSENYARLRIGVGPAPDGRETVDFVLSKPRAAQKELLEVALHDAAAAAACWATSGVAEAMNKFNGVGKD; the protein is encoded by the coding sequence ATGAAACTGATCGTCGGCTTGGGAAACCCGGGGGCCAAGTACCAAGGCACCCGACACAACGTGGGGTTTGAGGCGCTCCAGCTGCTCGCCGAGCGGTCGGGGGCCGAGAAACCCAAAACGAAATTCGACAGCCTGGTCGCCGAGGCGAACCTGGCGGTCGAGGGCCAGCCGAACAGCCGGGTGCTGCTCGTTTGGCCGCAGACCTACATGAACCGCAGCGGCTCGGCCGTCCGCCAAGCCGCGACGTTCTACAAGACGCCGATCGAAGATTTGCTGATTGTTTGCGACGACTTCCACCTGGATGTCGGCCGGTTGAGGATCCGATCGAAAGGGTCCGCCGGCGGGCAGAACGGTTTGAAGGATGTGGCCAATCAACTCGGCAGCGAGAACTACGCCCGATTGCGGATTGGCGTGGGGCCCGCCCCGGACGGCAGAGAGACAGTCGACTTCGTGCTGAGCAAGCCGCGAGCCGCCCAAAAGGAGCTGCTCGAGGTCGCCCTGCACGACGCGGCGGCGGCTGCCGCCTGCTGGGCGACCAGCGGTGTGGCCGAGGCGATGAACAAATTCAACGGCGTTGGCAAGGACTGA
- a CDS encoding 50S ribosomal protein L25: MSDTLTLSKREATGSRQSQKLRDEGHVPAVLYGHKEEALSLSIPYKELRKAISHHAKVVNLSGAASGQAILQEVQWDTFHRYLLHVDLLRVSAGEKVHVTVPLELKGDAAGVNEGGVVEQMVTSIEIEAAPASIPEMLHIDVTNLHLGGSMLAKDIADLPEGATLITSADETVVHCVPPAGAPALDDSVAGGSDEPEVVSKKQDEEESEG; this comes from the coding sequence ATGTCAGACACGCTCACATTGTCGAAACGCGAAGCGACCGGCTCGCGCCAAAGCCAGAAACTCCGCGACGAGGGCCACGTGCCCGCCGTGCTCTATGGGCACAAGGAAGAGGCGCTGAGCCTTTCGATCCCGTACAAGGAGCTCCGCAAGGCGATCAGCCACCACGCCAAGGTCGTGAACCTGAGCGGCGCCGCTTCGGGCCAAGCGATTTTGCAGGAAGTGCAGTGGGACACGTTCCATCGCTACCTGCTGCACGTTGACCTGCTCCGCGTGTCGGCCGGCGAGAAGGTGCACGTCACCGTGCCGCTTGAGCTGAAGGGCGACGCGGCCGGCGTGAACGAAGGCGGCGTGGTCGAGCAGATGGTCACCTCGATCGAGATCGAGGCCGCCCCGGCCAGCATCCCCGAGATGCTGCACATCGACGTGACGAACCTGCACCTCGGCGGCTCGATGCTCGCCAAGGACATCGCCGACTTGCCCGAGGGCGCCACCCTCATCACGTCGGCCGACGAGACCGTGGTCCACTGCGTGCCGCCCGCCGGCGCCCCGGCGCTCGACGACAGCGTGGCCGGCGGCTCGGACGAGCCTGAGGTGGTCAGCAAGAAACAAGACGAAGAAGAATCCGAGGGTTAG
- a CDS encoding ribose-phosphate diphosphokinase, whose protein sequence is MNDLKLFSGGANPRLSKSVADYLGVPLGKISLGRFPDGEISCKIDEDVRGRDVFLVQPTCPPVNESLMELLVMIDSCLRASAERITAVIPYFGYARQDRKDEGRVPITAKLVANLIARAGANRVLTMDLHAAQIQGFFDVPVDHLYAAPVLNEHFLKSGIDLEEVVIVSPDEGSIKRALGHAKRLGGSVAIIDKRRMSATKTVQANILGGPIEGRVALMFDDMISTAGSISGAAQVLHDHGVKEIHVAVSHAVLCGPAVTRLREANLASLVCTNSIPLAEADKPPGTKVLDVAPLLGEAIKRIHRNESVSKLFR, encoded by the coding sequence ATGAACGACCTCAAGCTCTTCAGCGGCGGCGCGAACCCGCGACTCAGCAAGTCGGTGGCCGACTACCTGGGGGTGCCGCTCGGCAAGATCTCGCTGGGGCGATTCCCCGACGGCGAGATCTCATGCAAGATCGACGAGGACGTCCGCGGCCGCGATGTGTTCCTGGTGCAGCCGACCTGCCCGCCGGTCAACGAGAGCCTGATGGAGCTCTTGGTGATGATCGACAGCTGCCTGCGGGCGAGCGCCGAGCGGATCACCGCCGTGATCCCGTATTTCGGCTACGCCCGCCAAGACCGCAAGGACGAGGGCCGCGTGCCGATCACGGCCAAGCTGGTGGCCAACCTCATCGCCCGGGCCGGCGCCAACCGGGTGCTGACCATGGACCTGCATGCCGCACAGATCCAGGGCTTTTTCGACGTGCCGGTCGACCACCTTTACGCGGCCCCGGTGCTCAACGAGCACTTCCTCAAGTCGGGAATCGATCTTGAAGAGGTCGTGATCGTCAGCCCCGACGAGGGGAGCATCAAGCGGGCGCTGGGCCACGCCAAGCGGCTCGGCGGGTCGGTGGCGATCATCGACAAGCGGCGCATGAGCGCCACCAAGACCGTGCAAGCCAACATCCTCGGCGGGCCGATCGAGGGACGCGTCGCCCTGATGTTCGACGACATGATCAGCACCGCGGGCTCGATCAGCGGGGCAGCGCAAGTGTTGCACGACCATGGCGTTAAGGAGATCCACGTGGCGGTCAGCCACGCCGTGTTGTGCGGCCCGGCGGTCACCCGGTTGCGGGAGGCGAACCTGGCGAGCCTGGTCTGCACGAACTCGATCCCGCTGGCCGAGGCGGACAAGCCGCCCGGAACCAAGGTGCTCGACGTCGCCCCGCTGCTGGGCGAGGCGATCAAGCGGATCCACCGCAACGAGTCGGTCAGCAAGCTGTTCCGCTAG
- a CDS encoding sugar phosphate nucleotidyltransferase — protein MSEPIAVVLAAGKGTRMKSDLPKVLAPAAGKPMIRYVVEALRAAGVGRIVVVVGYRAELVQSELADEPGVSFVEQTEQLGTGHAVMVCREEIERLAGGESCPVVIVTGDSPMLQVSSVEALLKEFRETGAVCLVGTTHKDDPTGLGRVVRDAAGEFLAIVEQKDATPEQQAVTEVNMSTYVFDSAALLTSLESLTTENAQREYYITDCPRILKDSGAQVRALAALKPCEALSVNTLDDLKAVEAEMAKQNTGQQ, from the coding sequence ATGTCGGAACCGATCGCCGTTGTCCTTGCCGCCGGCAAGGGGACCCGCATGAAGTCGGACCTGCCCAAGGTGCTGGCCCCCGCGGCTGGCAAGCCGATGATCCGCTACGTGGTCGAAGCCCTCCGTGCAGCGGGCGTTGGGCGGATTGTCGTGGTCGTCGGCTACCGGGCCGAGCTGGTTCAGAGCGAACTCGCCGACGAGCCGGGCGTCAGTTTTGTCGAGCAGACCGAACAACTCGGCACCGGCCACGCCGTGATGGTCTGCCGCGAGGAGATCGAGCGGCTTGCCGGCGGCGAGAGCTGCCCGGTGGTCATCGTCACCGGCGACTCGCCGATGCTGCAGGTCTCGTCGGTCGAGGCGTTGCTCAAAGAGTTTCGTGAGACCGGCGCCGTTTGTCTGGTGGGAACTACGCACAAAGACGACCCCACCGGCCTGGGGCGCGTGGTCCGCGACGCGGCGGGCGAATTCCTGGCGATCGTCGAGCAGAAGGACGCCACGCCCGAGCAGCAGGCGGTCACCGAGGTGAATATGAGCACTTACGTGTTCGACTCGGCGGCGTTGCTGACGTCTCTCGAGTCGCTGACGACCGAGAACGCCCAACGCGAATACTACATCACCGATTGCCCCCGCATCCTCAAGGACAGCGGCGCCCAGGTGCGGGCGCTCGCCGCCCTGAAGCCGTGCGAAGCGCTCAGCGTCAACACGCTCGACGACCTGAAAGCCGTGGAGGCCGAGATGGCTAAGCAGAACACCGGCCAGCAGTGA
- the argB gene encoding acetylglutamate kinase — protein MQDAIEKADVLIEAMGWIREFRDKVTVIKLGGSLLDDADALRHLLVDIVFMETVGMRPIVVHGGGKAISRAMAEAGVEPRFVEGRRYTDDQTLEIACRVLGGELNEWIADRIEEFGGRAMPLNHLGETDNNVLFGEPLKLTGAEGEEVDLGHVGTVTRVDRDSIENLCYAGQVPVIPSLCRGADGRMLNVNADTVAMAVAQAVGADKLVYLSDVNGVRLDKDDDGSLIHTLGAPEARGLIERGAIAGGMIPKVEACLETLARGVRKIHIIDGRLRHSLLLEIYTNSGVGTMIVGEPE, from the coding sequence GTGCAAGACGCCATCGAAAAGGCCGACGTCCTGATCGAGGCGATGGGCTGGATCCGCGAGTTCCGCGACAAGGTCACCGTCATCAAGCTCGGCGGCAGCCTGCTCGACGACGCCGACGCGCTGCGACACCTGCTCGTGGACATCGTCTTCATGGAGACCGTCGGCATGCGGCCGATCGTCGTTCACGGCGGCGGCAAGGCGATCAGCCGGGCGATGGCCGAGGCGGGCGTCGAGCCGCGTTTCGTCGAGGGCCGCCGCTACACCGACGACCAAACGCTCGAGATCGCCTGCCGCGTCTTGGGAGGCGAACTCAACGAGTGGATCGCCGACCGCATCGAGGAGTTCGGCGGCCGCGCGATGCCGCTCAACCACCTGGGGGAAACGGACAACAACGTGCTGTTCGGCGAGCCGCTCAAACTGACCGGCGCCGAGGGCGAGGAGGTCGACCTGGGCCACGTTGGCACGGTCACGCGTGTCGACCGCGACTCGATCGAGAACCTCTGCTACGCCGGCCAGGTGCCGGTGATCCCCAGCCTGTGCCGCGGCGCCGACGGCCGGATGCTCAACGTCAACGCCGACACCGTGGCCATGGCGGTCGCCCAGGCCGTGGGCGCCGACAAGCTCGTGTACCTTTCGGACGTGAACGGCGTGAGGCTCGACAAGGACGACGACGGCTCACTGATCCACACGCTCGGCGCCCCCGAGGCCCGCGGCCTGATCGAACGCGGCGCGATCGCCGGCGGCATGATCCCCAAGGTCGAGGCCTGCCTCGAGACCCTGGCCCGCGGCGTCCGCAAGATCCACATCATCGACGGCCGCCTGCGTCACTCGCTGCTCTTGGAGATCTACACCAACAGCGGTGTGGGGACGATGATCGTGGGTGAACCCGAGTAG
- a CDS encoding aspartate aminotransferase family protein: MKPETAELFDRYVVPNYGRYPVSLERGEGSTVWDDQGREYLDLFPGWGCNLLGHCPPEVVEAVQDQVAKLIHVPNSWHIEAQGQWAKLLSDRSFGGKAFFCNSGAEANEAAIKLVRLHTPEKRYKIITFTGGFHGRTLGATTATAQPKYHEGLGPLVAGFSYAPFGDLEAVKGLIDDETAGIMIEPIQGEGGVRLPPEGFLQGLRDLCDEHGLLLVFDEVQAGCGRTGEWFAYQNYSVTPDVMTLAKSLCGGVAGGAMLTTAEIAPSLRPGMHAATFGGNPIAARAGIATILAIEKHGLLERAKTLGERIRGRLAPLVDELPIVVEVRGLGLMIGLELTVEGSPIVSRCMEQGLLINCTQGNVIRLLPAMTLTDEEADRGCDLLADALRAQAS, encoded by the coding sequence ATGAAGCCCGAAACCGCCGAATTGTTCGACCGCTACGTCGTGCCGAACTACGGCCGCTACCCGGTCTCCTTGGAGCGTGGCGAGGGCTCTACCGTGTGGGACGACCAGGGCCGCGAGTACCTCGACCTCTTCCCAGGCTGGGGCTGCAACCTGCTGGGGCACTGCCCGCCGGAAGTCGTCGAAGCCGTGCAGGACCAGGTCGCCAAGCTGATCCACGTGCCCAACTCTTGGCACATCGAGGCGCAGGGCCAATGGGCCAAGCTGCTGAGCGACCGTTCGTTCGGCGGCAAAGCGTTCTTCTGCAACTCGGGCGCCGAGGCCAACGAGGCGGCGATCAAGCTCGTGCGGCTGCACACGCCCGAGAAGCGGTACAAGATCATCACGTTCACCGGCGGCTTCCACGGCCGCACGCTCGGCGCCACCACCGCGACGGCGCAGCCCAAGTACCACGAGGGCCTCGGGCCGCTGGTGGCGGGCTTCAGCTACGCCCCGTTCGGTGATCTCGAAGCCGTCAAAGGCCTGATCGACGACGAGACCGCCGGCATTATGATCGAGCCGATCCAGGGCGAGGGGGGCGTGCGACTGCCGCCCGAAGGGTTCCTGCAGGGCCTCCGCGACCTGTGCGACGAGCACGGGCTGCTGCTCGTCTTCGACGAGGTGCAGGCCGGCTGCGGCCGCACCGGCGAGTGGTTCGCCTACCAAAACTATAGCGTGACGCCCGACGTGATGACGCTGGCCAAGAGCCTCTGCGGCGGCGTGGCGGGCGGCGCCATGCTCACCACCGCGGAGATCGCCCCCAGCCTGCGGCCCGGCATGCACGCCGCCACGTTCGGCGGCAACCCGATCGCGGCCCGCGCCGGCATCGCCACGATCTTGGCGATCGAGAAGCACGGCCTGCTCGAGCGCGCCAAGACGCTCGGCGAGCGGATCCGCGGCCGGCTCGCGCCGCTGGTGGATGAGTTGCCGATCGTCGTCGAGGTCCGCGGCCTGGGATTGATGATCGGCCTGGAGCTCACGGTCGAGGGCTCACCGATCGTGTCGCGCTGCATGGAGCAGGGCCTGCTGATCAACTGCACCCAAGGCAACGTGATCCGCTTGCTGCCGGCCATGACGCTCACCGACGAAGAGGCCGACCGCGGCTGCGACCTGCTGGCCGACGCCCTGCGGGCTCAAGCCAGTTAG
- the argF gene encoding ornithine carbamoyltransferase — translation MRHLITLDDVSPTEVETILSITHDLKTKFLAGVREPLLPGRMMALVFEKQSLRTRVSFEACMTHLGGGSLMLGDEAGFGKRESLADFASVLSEMVDVIVVRSKAHQTVVDVAAHSSCSVVNGLTDLAHPCQALADLYTIREQFGDLKGRKLAWVGDGNNVARSLAYACVRLGVEFSIATPKGYELDPAVFERLRVQDPDAKLTATHDPREAVAGASAVYTDVWASMGQEAEQAQRVKDFAGHQVDAGLMAAADKDAIFMHCLPAKRGEEVTAEVMDGPQSVVVTQAGNRMHAQKGMLVWLLGAHGDR, via the coding sequence ATGAGGCACCTCATCACGCTCGACGACGTTTCGCCCACCGAGGTTGAGACGATCCTGTCGATCACACACGACCTGAAGACCAAGTTCTTGGCGGGCGTGCGGGAGCCGCTCTTGCCGGGCCGCATGATGGCGCTCGTCTTCGAGAAGCAATCGCTCCGCACACGCGTGAGCTTCGAGGCTTGCATGACGCACCTCGGCGGCGGCAGCCTGATGCTCGGCGACGAGGCGGGCTTCGGCAAACGCGAGAGCCTGGCCGACTTCGCCAGCGTGCTGAGCGAGATGGTCGACGTGATCGTGGTCCGCAGCAAGGCGCACCAAACCGTCGTCGACGTGGCGGCTCACTCGAGCTGCTCGGTCGTGAACGGCCTGACGGACCTTGCGCACCCGTGCCAGGCGCTCGCCGATCTCTACACCATCCGCGAACAATTCGGCGACCTCAAGGGCCGCAAGCTCGCCTGGGTCGGCGACGGCAACAACGTGGCCCGCAGCCTGGCTTACGCCTGCGTGCGGCTCGGCGTCGAGTTCTCGATCGCCACGCCCAAAGGCTACGAGCTCGACCCCGCGGTGTTCGAACGGCTCCGCGTGCAAGACCCCGACGCCAAACTCACCGCCACCCACGACCCGCGCGAAGCGGTCGCGGGCGCCTCGGCCGTGTACACCGATGTGTGGGCCAGCATGGGCCAGGAGGCCGAGCAGGCGCAACGCGTCAAAGACTTCGCCGGCCACCAGGTCGACGCGGGGCTGATGGCCGCCGCCGACAAGGACGCCATCTTCATGCACTGCCTGCCGGCCAAACGCGGCGAAGAAGTCACCGCCGAGGTGATGGACGGCCCCCAGAGCGTGGTCGTCACCCAGGCCGGCAACCGCATGCACGCCCAGAAGGGCATGCTGGTGTGGCTGCTCGGAGCTCACGGCGACAGATAA
- the rph gene encoding ribonuclease PH translates to MTQRHDGRSADQLRPVKIERGYPSAAPGSVLISMGQTMVLCTASVSDDVPPWMRGKGKGWVTAEYNMLPGSTSPRKQRDRKKVDGRTTEIQRLIGRSLRASIDLEKLGEASITVDCDVLRADGGTRTASITGGMVALIDAVASLRTEEGGPVEPFKEMIAAVSVGVVDGEPLLDLDYPEDSGASVDMNVIVTAEGRFVELQGSGEEATFSAEELARLIELGQQGAAELIVAQRAALSVSA, encoded by the coding sequence ATGACTCAACGCCACGACGGCCGCAGCGCCGACCAACTCCGCCCCGTGAAGATCGAACGCGGTTACCCCAGCGCCGCCCCCGGCAGCGTGCTGATCTCGATGGGCCAAACGATGGTGCTCTGCACCGCCAGCGTGTCGGACGACGTGCCCCCCTGGATGCGGGGCAAGGGCAAGGGCTGGGTCACTGCTGAGTACAACATGCTGCCCGGCAGCACCTCGCCGCGCAAGCAGCGCGACCGCAAGAAGGTCGACGGACGCACGACCGAGATCCAGCGGCTCATCGGCCGCTCGCTGCGGGCGTCGATCGACCTGGAGAAGCTAGGCGAGGCATCCATCACGGTCGACTGCGACGTGCTCCGCGCCGACGGCGGCACCCGCACCGCCAGCATCACCGGCGGCATGGTGGCGCTCATCGACGCGGTCGCCTCGCTCCGCACCGAGGAAGGCGGCCCCGTCGAGCCCTTCAAAGAGATGATCGCCGCGGTGAGTGTGGGCGTCGTCGATGGCGAGCCGCTGCTCGACCTCGACTACCCCGAGGACTCCGGCGCTTCGGTCGACATGAACGTGATCGTCACGGCCGAGGGCCGCTTCGTCGAGCTGCAAGGCTCGGGCGAAGAGGCGACCTTCTCGGCCGAAGAGCTCGCCCGGCTGATCGAGCTGGGCCAACAGGGCGCGGCCGAGCTGATCGTCGCCCAACGCGCCGCGCTTAGCGTTTCGGCTTGA
- a CDS encoding SLC13 family permease translates to MPFPPTLAQIEPALQDAAGALVAEASLGWRGLLSIAVVAGVLVGLIARRNTPVELLFLAGLVIVTLAGVIDAPTALAGFASGPVLLIGSLFAIAAGLRTTGALDWVGDRLLGGAKTEGAALGRLVLVAPVSAVVLNTPLVAMLAPVVLDWCRKHNVSPSRLLMPLSYLTILGGVGTTIGTSTTLVCNAILSDLQTASGDEGAYGEGVSEIGLLEIAWVGAPLAVIGVVYMLMVAPRLLPNRTDLMRKLGDKRREYLVEMLVQPQCAMIGKTIQEAGLRRLPGLFLIEIDRNGEVITPVTPRDVIQSHDRLVFTGVVETIADLERIPGLVPAVDMTYEFQPAQQTRRQLAEAVLSRSSPVIGRTVRDANFRQVYNAAIVAVHRNGERLTNKIGDVRLEPGDTLLLQTPSGFSDAHRNNRDFYLVSEVSGSSARRHDRALVAIGLFLLLIGWLIAGALVGPLLTEGTVAAAMLDRKAQPVVAIAVLMAMIGTRCLTASQARRAIDLQVLITIAAAMGLGAALKQSGAADFLAAFLVNGVASWDSLSASATPWVLLAVVYVTSMVLTEMITNVAVATIMLPLAIGVAHSAGYSPQPFIMAVAIAASLSFATPIGYQTNLMVMGPGGYQPKDYLRVGLPLSALIATAAVLLLGLLWPF, encoded by the coding sequence ATGCCATTCCCCCCCACCCTGGCCCAGATCGAGCCGGCGCTCCAAGACGCCGCCGGGGCCCTCGTGGCCGAGGCCTCGCTCGGGTGGCGCGGCCTGCTGTCGATCGCCGTGGTGGCCGGGGTGCTGGTGGGGCTCATCGCGCGTCGCAACACCCCGGTGGAACTGCTGTTCCTCGCCGGCTTGGTCATCGTGACGCTCGCCGGCGTGATCGACGCCCCCACCGCCCTGGCCGGTTTCGCCAGCGGGCCGGTGCTGCTGATCGGCTCGCTGTTCGCCATCGCCGCGGGTTTGCGCACCACCGGCGCCCTCGATTGGGTCGGCGACCGCTTGCTGGGAGGCGCCAAGACCGAGGGGGCGGCCCTGGGCAGGCTTGTGCTCGTCGCCCCGGTCTCGGCCGTGGTGCTCAACACGCCGCTCGTGGCGATGCTCGCCCCGGTCGTGCTCGACTGGTGCCGCAAACACAACGTCTCGCCCTCGCGGCTGCTCATGCCGCTCAGTTATCTGACGATCCTCGGCGGCGTCGGCACGACGATCGGCACGAGCACCACGCTGGTCTGCAACGCCATCCTGTCCGACCTGCAAACGGCTTCTGGCGACGAGGGGGCGTACGGCGAAGGGGTCAGCGAGATTGGCTTGCTAGAAATCGCATGGGTCGGCGCGCCGCTCGCGGTGATCGGCGTGGTCTACATGCTGATGGTCGCCCCGAGGTTGCTGCCCAACCGCACCGACCTGATGCGTAAGCTCGGCGACAAGCGTCGCGAGTACCTCGTCGAGATGCTCGTCCAGCCGCAATGCGCGATGATCGGCAAGACGATCCAAGAGGCGGGCCTGCGGCGGCTGCCGGGGCTGTTCCTCATTGAGATCGATCGCAACGGCGAGGTGATCACACCCGTGACGCCGCGCGACGTGATCCAGTCGCACGACCGGCTCGTGTTTACGGGCGTGGTCGAGACGATCGCCGATCTGGAGCGTATCCCGGGCCTCGTTCCGGCGGTCGACATGACCTACGAATTCCAGCCCGCCCAGCAGACACGCCGCCAGCTGGCCGAGGCGGTGCTGTCGCGCAGTTCGCCGGTGATCGGCCGCACGGTGCGCGACGCCAATTTCCGCCAGGTCTACAACGCCGCCATCGTGGCCGTGCACCGCAACGGCGAGCGGCTGACGAACAAGATCGGCGACGTCCGTCTCGAGCCCGGCGACACGCTGCTGCTGCAAACGCCCTCGGGCTTTTCCGACGCGCACCGCAACAACCGCGATTTCTACCTCGTGAGCGAGGTGAGCGGCTCTTCGGCCCGCAGGCACGACCGGGCGCTCGTGGCGATCGGGCTGTTCCTGCTGCTCATCGGGTGGCTGATCGCCGGGGCGTTGGTCGGTCCCCTGCTGACCGAGGGAACGGTCGCCGCCGCCATGCTCGACCGCAAGGCGCAGCCCGTCGTGGCGATCGCCGTGCTGATGGCGATGATCGGCACGCGTTGCCTGACCGCCTCGCAAGCCCGCCGCGCGATCGACCTGCAGGTGCTCATCACCATCGCCGCCGCGATGGGACTCGGTGCGGCGCTCAAGCAGAGCGGGGCGGCCGATTTCCTGGCCGCCTTCCTGGTGAACGGGGTCGCCTCGTGGGACTCACTGTCGGCCTCCGCCACGCCGTGGGTCTTGCTCGCCGTGGTCTACGTCACCTCGATGGTGCTCACCGAGATGATCACCAACGTCGCCGTGGCGACGATCATGCTGCCGCTGGCGATCGGTGTGGCGCACTCGGCCGGCTACAGCCCGCAGCCGTTCATCATGGCCGTGGCGATCGCCGCGTCGCTCAGCTTCGCCACGCCGATCGGCTACCAGACGAACCTCATGGTGATGGGCCCCGGCGGCTACCAGCCGAAAGATTACCTGCGCGTCGGCCTGCCGCTCTCGGCGCTAATCGCCACCGCTGCGGTGCTGCTGCTCGGACTGCTCTGGCCTTTCTGA
- a CDS encoding S1C family serine protease yields MKSRRNTTFLLLILAAVAAPVAAQLAPVAPQAAEGRQRQYDPRANDRPAAEMQLLPEELADIRAYETAKHSVVNITTKVQYENFFGIAESEGSGSGAVIDREGHILTNNHVIDGAGAIRVNFSDGSTYNAELVGADAVFDMAVIKVDAPADKLHPIALGQSNNLRVGQRAYVLGNPFGFAGTLTKGVVSSLNRSVPSRSGPRPMDGMIQTDAAMNPGNSGGPMLNSSAQMIGMCVAIASKSGQNSGIGFAIPVDRIRRFVPELLEHGKVLRAYHGIVELNETANGMRIARLAQGGPAERAGLRGFRQIIRKIRQGPLVYRVPIEDREYADYLLAIDGKPVRTHIEFLEIMDAYQPGERVVFTVERQGERLEVPVTLESV; encoded by the coding sequence ATGAAAAGCCGCCGAAACACGACGTTTTTACTGCTGATCCTCGCCGCCGTCGCCGCGCCCGTCGCTGCACAGCTCGCGCCGGTCGCCCCCCAGGCCGCCGAGGGGCGTCAGCGTCAGTACGACCCGCGGGCGAACGATCGCCCCGCCGCCGAGATGCAGCTGCTCCCCGAAGAGCTGGCCGACATCCGCGCGTACGAAACCGCGAAGCACAGCGTGGTGAACATCACGACCAAGGTGCAATATGAAAACTTCTTCGGCATCGCCGAGAGCGAAGGGTCCGGCTCGGGCGCCGTGATCGATCGCGAGGGCCACATCCTCACGAACAACCACGTGATCGACGGCGCCGGCGCCATCCGGGTGAACTTCTCCGACGGCTCGACCTACAACGCCGAACTCGTGGGCGCCGACGCGGTGTTCGACATGGCGGTGATCAAGGTCGACGCCCCCGCCGACAAGCTCCACCCGATCGCGCTTGGGCAATCGAACAACTTGCGTGTCGGCCAACGCGCTTACGTGCTCGGCAACCCGTTCGGCTTCGCGGGCACGCTCACCAAAGGGGTCGTCTCGAGCCTCAACCGCTCGGTCCCCAGCCGCTCGGGGCCGAGGCCCATGGACGGCATGATCCAGACCGACGCGGCGATGAACCCGGGCAACTCGGGCGGGCCGATGCTCAACTCCTCGGCGCAGATGATCGGCATGTGCGTCGCGATCGCCAGCAAGTCGGGCCAGAACTCGGGCATCGGGTTCGCCATCCCCGTCGACCGCATCCGTCGCTTCGTGCCCGAGCTGCTCGAGCACGGCAAGGTGCTTCGCGCCTACCACGGGATCGTTGAACTGAACGAGACGGCCAACGGCATGCGGATCGCCAGGCTCGCCCAAGGCGGTCCCGCCGAGCGCGCCGGCCTGAGGGGCTTCCGTCAGATCATCCGCAAGATTCGCCAGGGACCTCTCGTCTATCGGGTGCCGATCGAAGACCGTGAGTACGCCGACTACCTGCTCGCGATCGACGGCAAGCCGGTGCGAACCCACATCGAGTTCCTCGAGATCATGGACGCCTACCAACCGGGCGAGCGGGTCGTCTTTACGGTAGAGCGGCAAGGCGAGCGGCTCGAAGTGCCGGTCACTCTGGAATCGGTCTAA